The Globicephala melas chromosome X, mGloMel1.2, whole genome shotgun sequence genome window below encodes:
- the ZCCHC12 gene encoding zinc finger CCHC domain-containing protein 12 — MASIIARVGNSRRQNAPLPPWAHSMLRSLERSLGPLMANMAERNMKLFSGRVMPAQGEETFENWLTQVNGVLPDWNMSEEEKLKRLMKTLRGPAREVMRLLQAANPNLSVADFLHAMKLVFGESESSVTAHGRFFNTLQAQGEKASLYVIRLEVQLQNAIQAGIIAQKDANQSRLHQLLLGAELNGDLRFRLKNLLRMYANEQERLPSFLELIRMIREEEDWDDTFIKRKRAKRSESMVERATSPVAFGGSRPIVIGNADCSVIEIDDTPDDDSDEDVILVESRDPPLSFSSSPLPRRRARPRNQVLVIDSPSNSRAQSPCTSGGSGYKNDGPGDVRRTRKRKNTIHCSYCGQEGHSKETCDNESNKAQMFENLIITLQELTHTEEGSREAPGQPSDPSEPQ, encoded by the coding sequence ATGGCTAGCATCATTGCGCGCGTGGGTAACAGCCGGCGGCAGAACGCACCCTTGCCGCCTTGGGCCCATTCTATGCTAAGGTCCCTGGAGAGAAGTCTTGGTCCTTTAATGGCCAACATGGCAGAGAGAAACATGAAGTTGTTCTCGGGGAGGGTGATGCCAGCCCAGGGGGAAGAAACCTTTGAAAACTGGCTGACCCAAGTCAATGGGGTCCTACCAGATTGGAATATGTCTGAGGAGGAAAAACTCAAGCGCTTGATGAAAACCCTGAGGGGCCCCGCGCGGGAGGTCATGCGTTTGCTGCAGGCGGCCAACCCCAATCTAAGTGTGGCAGATTTCTTGCACGCCATGAAATTGGTGTTTGGGGAGTCTGAAAGCAGTGTGACCGCTCATGGTAGATTTTTTAACACCCTGCAGGCACAAGGGGAGAAAGCCTCCCTTTACGTGATCCGTTTAGAGGTGCAGCTCCAGAATGCTATTCAGGCAGGGATCATAGCTCAGAAAGATGCAAACCAGAGTCGCCTGCACCAGCTCCTTTTAGGGGCTGAGCTGAATGGGGACCTGCGCTTCAGGCTGAAGAATCTTCTCAGGATGTATGCAAATGAGCAGGAACGTCTCCCCAGCTTCCTGGAGTTAATCAGAATGATAAGGGAGGAAGAGGATTGGGATGACACTTTTATTAAACGGAAGCGGGCCAAGAGATCTGAGTCAATGGTGGAGAGGGCAACTAGCCCAGTGGCATTTGGGGGCTCCCGACCCATAGTGATCGGTAATGCCGACTGCAGCGTGATAGAGATAGATGATACCCCCGATGATGACTCAGATGAGGATGTGATCCTGGTGGAGTCTCGGGACCCTCCACTTTCATTCTCGAGTTCTCCTCTCCCCAGACGCAGGGCCAGACCTCGGAATCAAGTGCTAGTCATTGATTCCCCCAGCAATTCCAGGGCTCAATCTCCTTGTACCAGCGGGGGTTCTGGGTATAAGAATGATGGTCCTGGGGATGTGCGTAGAACCAGGAAGCGAAAAAACACAATCCACTGTTCGTACTGTGGACAGGAGGGCCACTCAAAGGAAACCTGTGACAATGAGAGCAACAAGGCCCAGATGTTTGAGAACCTGATTATCACCCTGCAGGAGCTGACGCATACCGAGGAGGGGTCAAGAGAGGCCCCTGGCCAACCCAGTGACCCTTCTGAGCCACAGTGA